In Populus alba chromosome 9, ASM523922v2, whole genome shotgun sequence, a genomic segment contains:
- the LOC118058877 gene encoding auxin-responsive protein SAUR64, whose product MISAKKLIKLARKWQKLAAIRRKRIEFPGTVSGTDSEDCSTSSTAEKGHFVVYTTDNKRFVLPLDYLNNEIVRELFNLAEEEYGLTGNAPLTLPCDAAIMEYAITLIQQNVAKDVEKALLMAIASSQCSSSLYLRHEVRNQQLSVCSF is encoded by the coding sequence ATGATCAGTGCTAAGAAGCTCATCAAATTGGCAAGAAAATGGCAGAAACTGGCTGCCATTAGGAGAAAAAGGATTGAATTTCCAGGAACTGTTAGTGGTACAGATTCAGAAGATTGCAGCACATCATCAACAGCAGAGAAGGGTCACTTTGTTGTGTACACTACTGATAATAAACGCTTTGTGCTTCCCTTGGATTACCTTAACAATGAAATTGTTAGAGAGCTGTTCAATCTAGCAGAAGAAGAGTACGGATTAACAGGCAATGCACCTCTCACATTGCCTTGTGATGCTGCCATCATGGAATACGCAATCACCTTGATCCAGCAGAATGTGGCTAAAGATGTAGAGAAAGCATTGCTGATGGCCATAGCCAGCAGTCAATGCTCATCATCTTTGTATCTTCGTCATGAAGTTAGAAATCAACAATTGTCAGTTTGTAGCTTCTGA
- the LOC118058879 gene encoding alanine--tRNA ligase, chloroplastic/mitochondrial isoform X2, with product MGGLKLPPQTLHGIHGGRRPLTGPPSKPAFTIQPNYSSSIPTGFTTRNVALFSPSIFPCGYFILGGARERRFGARNTQVQPVTEELVEDKTKENPVSGDAIRRRFLEFYASRSHKVLPSASLVPDDPTVLLTIAGMLQFKPIFLGKAPRQVPRATTAQKCIRTNDVENVGRTTRHHTFFEMLGNFSFGDYFKKEAIKWAWELSTKEFGLPADRLWVSVYEDDDEAFEIWHDEVGVPVERIKRMGEEDNFWTSGATGPCGPCSELYYDFHPERGYKNTDLGDDRRFIEFYNLVFMQYNKMDDGSFEPLKQKNIDTGLGLERLARILQKVPNNYETDLIYPIIEKAAELANISYALADDRTKMNLKIIGDHLRAVVYLISDGVLPSNIGRGYVVRRLVRRAVRTGRLLGVKGGGEDGAFLPAIAEKVIELSPHIDPDVQARGHSILDELQREELRFVQTLERGEKLLDQMLAEALLNAQKSETLPCLSGKDVFLLYDTFGFPVEITTEVAEERGVKIDMDGFEVEMENQRRQSQAAHNVVKLAVENGGDLAENVHDTEFLGYDTLSARAVVESLLLNGKPVIQVSEGSEVEVLLNKTPFYAESGGQIGDHGFLYVTQDRSKQTAVVEIKDVQKSLGSVFVHKGTIREGVLEVGREVEAAVDEKLRQRAKVHHTATHLLQSALKKVIGQETSQAGSLVAFDRLRFDFNFHRPLHDSELEEIENLINGWIGDGTLLQTKVMSLTDAKEAGAIAMFGEKYGEQVRVVEVPGVSMELCGGTHVSNTSEIRAFKIISEQGIASGIRRIEAVAGEAFIEYINARDSQMKLLCSTLKVKAEEVTTRVDNLLEELRTVRNEVSALRAKAAVYKASMIASKAFSVGTSKTIRVLVESMDDFDADALKSAAEYLMDTLQDPAAIILGSCPDEGKVSLVAAFTPGVVDIGIQAGKFIGPIAKLCGGGGGGRPNFAQAGGRKPENLTNALEKARTDLILILTEKAN from the exons ATGGGTGGCCTGAAACTGCCACCACAAACTCTACACGGTATCCATGGCGGGAGGAGACCTCTCACTGGTCCACCTTCAAAACCCGCCTTCACAATTCAACCAAATTACAGCTCTTCCATTCCCACTG GTTTTACTACAAGAAATGTTGCCCTTTTTTCACCCAGTATATTTCCATGTGGGTATTTCATTTTGGGAGGAGCCAGGGAAAGGCGTTTTGGTGCAAGGAATACACAAG TACAGCCGGTGACTGAGGAATTGGTGGAGGATAAGACTAAGGAAAACCCTGTAAGTGGGGATGCTATACGTCGTCGTTTCCTTGAGTTTTATGCTTCCCGTAGCCATAAGGTTCTTCCGAGTGCTTCTCTTGTGCCAGATGATCCCACTGTTCTTCTGACTATCGCAGGAATGCTTCAGTTCAAGCCTATATTCCTCGGGAAG GCTCCCAGACAAGTGCCTCGAGCTACAACTGCACAAAAGTGTATTCGTACAAATGATGTGGAGAATGTTGGCCGAACAACTCGACATCATACCTTCTTTGAGATGCTTGGAAACTTCAGTTTTGGAGATTACTTCAAGAAAGAAGCTATTAAATGGGCATGGGAGCTTTCGACCAAGGA ATTTGGACTGCCAGCTGACAGGTTATGGGTTAGTGTTTATGAAGATGACGATGAAGCTTTTGAAATATGGCATGATGAG GTGGGTGTTCCTGTCGAACGTATAAAGAGAATGGGTGAAGAAGACAATTTTTGGACCAGTGGTGCCACTGGACCTTGTGGTCCATGCTCTGAGCTTTATTATGATTTCCATCCTGAAAGGGGATATAAGAATACA GATCTTGGAGATGATAGGAGGTTTATAGAGTTCTACAACCTGGTTTTCATGCAATACAATAAAATGGATGATGGATCATTTGAACCcttaaaacaaaagaatatagATACAGGTCTTGGCCTGGAGCGTTTGGCTCGCATCCTTCAAAAG GTTCCAAACAATTATGAGACCGACTTGATTTATCCAATTATAGAGAAGGCTGCAGAATTGGCAAATATATCATATGCTCTAGCTGATGATCGAACAAAAATGAACCTTAAA attataGGAGATCATTTGCGTGCAGTTGTATATCTTATATCAGATGGAGTGCTCCCATCAAATATTGGTAGAGGCTATGTGGTTCGTCGGCTTGTCAGAAGAGCTGTTCGTACTGGCAGATTGCTTGGTGTAAAGGGGGGTGGAGAGGATGGAGCGTTTTTACCTGCCATTGCAGAAAAAGTAATAGAATTGAGCCCCCATATTGATCCAGATGTACAGGCTAGAGGACATAGCATTCTTGATGAATTGCAAAGGGAGGAACTTCGTTTTGTGCAGACattagagagaggagaaaagCTGCTTGACCAAATGCTTGCAGAAGCACTATTGAATGCTCAAAAAAGTGAAACCTTACCTTGCTTGTCTGGGAAAGATGTATTTCTACTGTATGACACTTTTGGGTTTCCAGTGGAGATAACCACAGAAGTTGCTGAAGAACGAGGTGTCAAGATAGATATGGATGGTTTTGAAGTTGAGATGGAAAACCAAAGGCGTCAATCTCAGGCTGCACACAACGTTGTTAAACTTGCAGTTGAAAATGGAGGGGATCTTGCTGAAAATGTTCATGATACTGAATTTCTAGGATATGACACACTTTCTGCAAGAGCAGTAGTTGAAAGCCTCTTGTTAAATGGGAAACCAGTGATACAGGTTTCTGAAGGAAGTGAAGTAGAAGTTTTGCTGAACAAGACACCATTTTATGCTGAATCTGGTGGTCAGATTGGGGACCATGGATTTCTATATGTTACACAAGATCGAAGCAAACAGACAGCTGTTGTGGAAATTAAAGATGTTCAAAAATCTCTTGGCAGTGTATTTGTTCATAAGGGTACTATTAGAGAAGGAGTTCTAGAAGTTGGAAGAGAAGTGGAAGCTGCAGTAGATGAAAAATTGAGGCAGCGGGCTAAG GTTCACCATACTGCTACTCATTTGCTACAATCTGCACTCAAGAAAGTTATTGGCCAAGAAACATCACAAGCTGGTTCACTGGTTGCTTTTGATCGTCTCAGATTTGATTTCAACTTCCATCGACCACTTCATGACAGTGAACTGGAGGAAATTGAAAACTTGATAAATGGATGGATTGGGGATGGAACACTTCTTCAGACTAAGGTGATGTCACTTACTGATGCAAAAGAAGCTGGGGCCATTGCAATGTTTGGAGAAAAGTACGGGGAGCAG GTGAGAGTCGTAGAAGTTCCTGGTGTGTCCATGGAACTTTGTGGTGGAACCCATGTGAGCAACACTTCTGAAATACGTGCCTTCAAGATCATATCTGAACAGGGCATTGCATCTGGAATCAGACGTATAGAAGCTGTGGCTGGTGAAGCTTTCATTGAATACATTAATGCAAGAGATTCCCAGATGAAACTCTTATGCTCCACTCTCAaa GTGAAAGCAGAAGAGGTGACAACGAGAGTGGATAATCTCTTAGAGGAGTTAAGGACGGTAAGAAATGAAGTTTCTGCTTTGCGTGCAAAAGCAGCAGTGTACAAAGCATCAATGATTGCTAGCAAGGCATTCTCAGTGGGAACTTCAAAAACAATCAG GGTACTAGTTGAATCCATGGATGATTTTGATGCTGATGCACTCAAGAGTGCAGCTGAATATCTAATGGATACACTGCAAGACCCAGCAGCTATAATTTTGGGCTCCTGTCCAGATGAAGGTAAGGTGAGTCTGGTTGCTGCATTCACTCCAGGAGTAGTTGATATAGGTATTCAGGCAGGGAAATTTATAGGACCTATAGCAAAGTTGTGTGGCGGAGGAGGTGGTGGCAGGCCTAATTTTGCTCAGGCAGGAGGGAGGAAGCCTGAGAACTTGACAAATGCCCTGGAAAAAGCTCGGACAGATCTTATTTTGATTCTAACTGAGAAGGCAAACTGA
- the LOC118058879 gene encoding alanine--tRNA ligase, chloroplastic/mitochondrial isoform X1, producing MGGLKLPPQTLHGIHGGRRPLTGPPSKPAFTIQPNYSSSIPTGFTTRNVALFSPSIFPCGYFILGGARERRFGARNTQASVQPVTEELVEDKTKENPVSGDAIRRRFLEFYASRSHKVLPSASLVPDDPTVLLTIAGMLQFKPIFLGKAPRQVPRATTAQKCIRTNDVENVGRTTRHHTFFEMLGNFSFGDYFKKEAIKWAWELSTKEFGLPADRLWVSVYEDDDEAFEIWHDEVGVPVERIKRMGEEDNFWTSGATGPCGPCSELYYDFHPERGYKNTDLGDDRRFIEFYNLVFMQYNKMDDGSFEPLKQKNIDTGLGLERLARILQKVPNNYETDLIYPIIEKAAELANISYALADDRTKMNLKIIGDHLRAVVYLISDGVLPSNIGRGYVVRRLVRRAVRTGRLLGVKGGGEDGAFLPAIAEKVIELSPHIDPDVQARGHSILDELQREELRFVQTLERGEKLLDQMLAEALLNAQKSETLPCLSGKDVFLLYDTFGFPVEITTEVAEERGVKIDMDGFEVEMENQRRQSQAAHNVVKLAVENGGDLAENVHDTEFLGYDTLSARAVVESLLLNGKPVIQVSEGSEVEVLLNKTPFYAESGGQIGDHGFLYVTQDRSKQTAVVEIKDVQKSLGSVFVHKGTIREGVLEVGREVEAAVDEKLRQRAKVHHTATHLLQSALKKVIGQETSQAGSLVAFDRLRFDFNFHRPLHDSELEEIENLINGWIGDGTLLQTKVMSLTDAKEAGAIAMFGEKYGEQVRVVEVPGVSMELCGGTHVSNTSEIRAFKIISEQGIASGIRRIEAVAGEAFIEYINARDSQMKLLCSTLKVKAEEVTTRVDNLLEELRTVRNEVSALRAKAAVYKASMIASKAFSVGTSKTIRVLVESMDDFDADALKSAAEYLMDTLQDPAAIILGSCPDEGKVSLVAAFTPGVVDIGIQAGKFIGPIAKLCGGGGGGRPNFAQAGGRKPENLTNALEKARTDLILILTEKAN from the exons ATGGGTGGCCTGAAACTGCCACCACAAACTCTACACGGTATCCATGGCGGGAGGAGACCTCTCACTGGTCCACCTTCAAAACCCGCCTTCACAATTCAACCAAATTACAGCTCTTCCATTCCCACTG GTTTTACTACAAGAAATGTTGCCCTTTTTTCACCCAGTATATTTCCATGTGGGTATTTCATTTTGGGAGGAGCCAGGGAAAGGCGTTTTGGTGCAAGGAATACACAAG CGTCAGTACAGCCGGTGACTGAGGAATTGGTGGAGGATAAGACTAAGGAAAACCCTGTAAGTGGGGATGCTATACGTCGTCGTTTCCTTGAGTTTTATGCTTCCCGTAGCCATAAGGTTCTTCCGAGTGCTTCTCTTGTGCCAGATGATCCCACTGTTCTTCTGACTATCGCAGGAATGCTTCAGTTCAAGCCTATATTCCTCGGGAAG GCTCCCAGACAAGTGCCTCGAGCTACAACTGCACAAAAGTGTATTCGTACAAATGATGTGGAGAATGTTGGCCGAACAACTCGACATCATACCTTCTTTGAGATGCTTGGAAACTTCAGTTTTGGAGATTACTTCAAGAAAGAAGCTATTAAATGGGCATGGGAGCTTTCGACCAAGGA ATTTGGACTGCCAGCTGACAGGTTATGGGTTAGTGTTTATGAAGATGACGATGAAGCTTTTGAAATATGGCATGATGAG GTGGGTGTTCCTGTCGAACGTATAAAGAGAATGGGTGAAGAAGACAATTTTTGGACCAGTGGTGCCACTGGACCTTGTGGTCCATGCTCTGAGCTTTATTATGATTTCCATCCTGAAAGGGGATATAAGAATACA GATCTTGGAGATGATAGGAGGTTTATAGAGTTCTACAACCTGGTTTTCATGCAATACAATAAAATGGATGATGGATCATTTGAACCcttaaaacaaaagaatatagATACAGGTCTTGGCCTGGAGCGTTTGGCTCGCATCCTTCAAAAG GTTCCAAACAATTATGAGACCGACTTGATTTATCCAATTATAGAGAAGGCTGCAGAATTGGCAAATATATCATATGCTCTAGCTGATGATCGAACAAAAATGAACCTTAAA attataGGAGATCATTTGCGTGCAGTTGTATATCTTATATCAGATGGAGTGCTCCCATCAAATATTGGTAGAGGCTATGTGGTTCGTCGGCTTGTCAGAAGAGCTGTTCGTACTGGCAGATTGCTTGGTGTAAAGGGGGGTGGAGAGGATGGAGCGTTTTTACCTGCCATTGCAGAAAAAGTAATAGAATTGAGCCCCCATATTGATCCAGATGTACAGGCTAGAGGACATAGCATTCTTGATGAATTGCAAAGGGAGGAACTTCGTTTTGTGCAGACattagagagaggagaaaagCTGCTTGACCAAATGCTTGCAGAAGCACTATTGAATGCTCAAAAAAGTGAAACCTTACCTTGCTTGTCTGGGAAAGATGTATTTCTACTGTATGACACTTTTGGGTTTCCAGTGGAGATAACCACAGAAGTTGCTGAAGAACGAGGTGTCAAGATAGATATGGATGGTTTTGAAGTTGAGATGGAAAACCAAAGGCGTCAATCTCAGGCTGCACACAACGTTGTTAAACTTGCAGTTGAAAATGGAGGGGATCTTGCTGAAAATGTTCATGATACTGAATTTCTAGGATATGACACACTTTCTGCAAGAGCAGTAGTTGAAAGCCTCTTGTTAAATGGGAAACCAGTGATACAGGTTTCTGAAGGAAGTGAAGTAGAAGTTTTGCTGAACAAGACACCATTTTATGCTGAATCTGGTGGTCAGATTGGGGACCATGGATTTCTATATGTTACACAAGATCGAAGCAAACAGACAGCTGTTGTGGAAATTAAAGATGTTCAAAAATCTCTTGGCAGTGTATTTGTTCATAAGGGTACTATTAGAGAAGGAGTTCTAGAAGTTGGAAGAGAAGTGGAAGCTGCAGTAGATGAAAAATTGAGGCAGCGGGCTAAG GTTCACCATACTGCTACTCATTTGCTACAATCTGCACTCAAGAAAGTTATTGGCCAAGAAACATCACAAGCTGGTTCACTGGTTGCTTTTGATCGTCTCAGATTTGATTTCAACTTCCATCGACCACTTCATGACAGTGAACTGGAGGAAATTGAAAACTTGATAAATGGATGGATTGGGGATGGAACACTTCTTCAGACTAAGGTGATGTCACTTACTGATGCAAAAGAAGCTGGGGCCATTGCAATGTTTGGAGAAAAGTACGGGGAGCAG GTGAGAGTCGTAGAAGTTCCTGGTGTGTCCATGGAACTTTGTGGTGGAACCCATGTGAGCAACACTTCTGAAATACGTGCCTTCAAGATCATATCTGAACAGGGCATTGCATCTGGAATCAGACGTATAGAAGCTGTGGCTGGTGAAGCTTTCATTGAATACATTAATGCAAGAGATTCCCAGATGAAACTCTTATGCTCCACTCTCAaa GTGAAAGCAGAAGAGGTGACAACGAGAGTGGATAATCTCTTAGAGGAGTTAAGGACGGTAAGAAATGAAGTTTCTGCTTTGCGTGCAAAAGCAGCAGTGTACAAAGCATCAATGATTGCTAGCAAGGCATTCTCAGTGGGAACTTCAAAAACAATCAG GGTACTAGTTGAATCCATGGATGATTTTGATGCTGATGCACTCAAGAGTGCAGCTGAATATCTAATGGATACACTGCAAGACCCAGCAGCTATAATTTTGGGCTCCTGTCCAGATGAAGGTAAGGTGAGTCTGGTTGCTGCATTCACTCCAGGAGTAGTTGATATAGGTATTCAGGCAGGGAAATTTATAGGACCTATAGCAAAGTTGTGTGGCGGAGGAGGTGGTGGCAGGCCTAATTTTGCTCAGGCAGGAGGGAGGAAGCCTGAGAACTTGACAAATGCCCTGGAAAAAGCTCGGACAGATCTTATTTTGATTCTAACTGAGAAGGCAAACTGA
- the LOC118058879 gene encoding alanine--tRNA ligase, chloroplastic/mitochondrial isoform X3 — protein MLGNFSFGDYFKKEAIKWAWELSTKEFGLPADRLWVSVYEDDDEAFEIWHDEVGVPVERIKRMGEEDNFWTSGATGPCGPCSELYYDFHPERGYKNTDLGDDRRFIEFYNLVFMQYNKMDDGSFEPLKQKNIDTGLGLERLARILQKVPNNYETDLIYPIIEKAAELANISYALADDRTKMNLKIIGDHLRAVVYLISDGVLPSNIGRGYVVRRLVRRAVRTGRLLGVKGGGEDGAFLPAIAEKVIELSPHIDPDVQARGHSILDELQREELRFVQTLERGEKLLDQMLAEALLNAQKSETLPCLSGKDVFLLYDTFGFPVEITTEVAEERGVKIDMDGFEVEMENQRRQSQAAHNVVKLAVENGGDLAENVHDTEFLGYDTLSARAVVESLLLNGKPVIQVSEGSEVEVLLNKTPFYAESGGQIGDHGFLYVTQDRSKQTAVVEIKDVQKSLGSVFVHKGTIREGVLEVGREVEAAVDEKLRQRAKVHHTATHLLQSALKKVIGQETSQAGSLVAFDRLRFDFNFHRPLHDSELEEIENLINGWIGDGTLLQTKVMSLTDAKEAGAIAMFGEKYGEQVRVVEVPGVSMELCGGTHVSNTSEIRAFKIISEQGIASGIRRIEAVAGEAFIEYINARDSQMKLLCSTLKVKAEEVTTRVDNLLEELRTVRNEVSALRAKAAVYKASMIASKAFSVGTSKTIRVLVESMDDFDADALKSAAEYLMDTLQDPAAIILGSCPDEGKVSLVAAFTPGVVDIGIQAGKFIGPIAKLCGGGGGGRPNFAQAGGRKPENLTNALEKARTDLILILTEKAN, from the exons ATGCTTGGAAACTTCAGTTTTGGAGATTACTTCAAGAAAGAAGCTATTAAATGGGCATGGGAGCTTTCGACCAAGGA ATTTGGACTGCCAGCTGACAGGTTATGGGTTAGTGTTTATGAAGATGACGATGAAGCTTTTGAAATATGGCATGATGAG GTGGGTGTTCCTGTCGAACGTATAAAGAGAATGGGTGAAGAAGACAATTTTTGGACCAGTGGTGCCACTGGACCTTGTGGTCCATGCTCTGAGCTTTATTATGATTTCCATCCTGAAAGGGGATATAAGAATACA GATCTTGGAGATGATAGGAGGTTTATAGAGTTCTACAACCTGGTTTTCATGCAATACAATAAAATGGATGATGGATCATTTGAACCcttaaaacaaaagaatatagATACAGGTCTTGGCCTGGAGCGTTTGGCTCGCATCCTTCAAAAG GTTCCAAACAATTATGAGACCGACTTGATTTATCCAATTATAGAGAAGGCTGCAGAATTGGCAAATATATCATATGCTCTAGCTGATGATCGAACAAAAATGAACCTTAAA attataGGAGATCATTTGCGTGCAGTTGTATATCTTATATCAGATGGAGTGCTCCCATCAAATATTGGTAGAGGCTATGTGGTTCGTCGGCTTGTCAGAAGAGCTGTTCGTACTGGCAGATTGCTTGGTGTAAAGGGGGGTGGAGAGGATGGAGCGTTTTTACCTGCCATTGCAGAAAAAGTAATAGAATTGAGCCCCCATATTGATCCAGATGTACAGGCTAGAGGACATAGCATTCTTGATGAATTGCAAAGGGAGGAACTTCGTTTTGTGCAGACattagagagaggagaaaagCTGCTTGACCAAATGCTTGCAGAAGCACTATTGAATGCTCAAAAAAGTGAAACCTTACCTTGCTTGTCTGGGAAAGATGTATTTCTACTGTATGACACTTTTGGGTTTCCAGTGGAGATAACCACAGAAGTTGCTGAAGAACGAGGTGTCAAGATAGATATGGATGGTTTTGAAGTTGAGATGGAAAACCAAAGGCGTCAATCTCAGGCTGCACACAACGTTGTTAAACTTGCAGTTGAAAATGGAGGGGATCTTGCTGAAAATGTTCATGATACTGAATTTCTAGGATATGACACACTTTCTGCAAGAGCAGTAGTTGAAAGCCTCTTGTTAAATGGGAAACCAGTGATACAGGTTTCTGAAGGAAGTGAAGTAGAAGTTTTGCTGAACAAGACACCATTTTATGCTGAATCTGGTGGTCAGATTGGGGACCATGGATTTCTATATGTTACACAAGATCGAAGCAAACAGACAGCTGTTGTGGAAATTAAAGATGTTCAAAAATCTCTTGGCAGTGTATTTGTTCATAAGGGTACTATTAGAGAAGGAGTTCTAGAAGTTGGAAGAGAAGTGGAAGCTGCAGTAGATGAAAAATTGAGGCAGCGGGCTAAG GTTCACCATACTGCTACTCATTTGCTACAATCTGCACTCAAGAAAGTTATTGGCCAAGAAACATCACAAGCTGGTTCACTGGTTGCTTTTGATCGTCTCAGATTTGATTTCAACTTCCATCGACCACTTCATGACAGTGAACTGGAGGAAATTGAAAACTTGATAAATGGATGGATTGGGGATGGAACACTTCTTCAGACTAAGGTGATGTCACTTACTGATGCAAAAGAAGCTGGGGCCATTGCAATGTTTGGAGAAAAGTACGGGGAGCAG GTGAGAGTCGTAGAAGTTCCTGGTGTGTCCATGGAACTTTGTGGTGGAACCCATGTGAGCAACACTTCTGAAATACGTGCCTTCAAGATCATATCTGAACAGGGCATTGCATCTGGAATCAGACGTATAGAAGCTGTGGCTGGTGAAGCTTTCATTGAATACATTAATGCAAGAGATTCCCAGATGAAACTCTTATGCTCCACTCTCAaa GTGAAAGCAGAAGAGGTGACAACGAGAGTGGATAATCTCTTAGAGGAGTTAAGGACGGTAAGAAATGAAGTTTCTGCTTTGCGTGCAAAAGCAGCAGTGTACAAAGCATCAATGATTGCTAGCAAGGCATTCTCAGTGGGAACTTCAAAAACAATCAG GGTACTAGTTGAATCCATGGATGATTTTGATGCTGATGCACTCAAGAGTGCAGCTGAATATCTAATGGATACACTGCAAGACCCAGCAGCTATAATTTTGGGCTCCTGTCCAGATGAAGGTAAGGTGAGTCTGGTTGCTGCATTCACTCCAGGAGTAGTTGATATAGGTATTCAGGCAGGGAAATTTATAGGACCTATAGCAAAGTTGTGTGGCGGAGGAGGTGGTGGCAGGCCTAATTTTGCTCAGGCAGGAGGGAGGAAGCCTGAGAACTTGACAAATGCCCTGGAAAAAGCTCGGACAGATCTTATTTTGATTCTAACTGAGAAGGCAAACTGA
- the LOC118058880 gene encoding expansin-like A2, with the protein MLDFSSTFCDILKHRMAVFLCFLFLIISSATGCDRCVHQSKVAYFSKASALSTGACGYGSMAIGFNSGHLAAAVSSLYKDGAGCGACFQIRCKNTALCSSRGTRVVVTDLNKNNQTDFVLSSRAFMAMANKGMGQDILKHGILDVEYKRVPCEYKNQNLAVRVEESSKKPNYLAIKLLYQGGQTEVVAMDVAKVGSSNWGFMSRNHGAVWDTNRVPAGALQFRFVVTAGFDGKWIWAKKVLPEDWKRGMTYDSGVQITDIAQEGCSPCDGGDWK; encoded by the exons ATGCTTGATTTCTCCTCTACCTTTTGTGACATCTTGAAGCACAGGATGGCTGtctttctttgctttcttttcttgattatcTCCTCTGCTACTGGTTGTGATCGATGTGTTCACCAATCCAAGGTTGCATATTTCTCCAAAGCCTCGGCCCTTTCAA CTGGGGCTTGTGGGTATGGTTCCATGGCAATAGGATTTAATAGTGGACACCTTGCGGCTGCTGTTTCTTCTCTTTACAAAGATGGAGCTGGATGTGGTGCTTGTTTTCAG ATAAGATGCAAAAACACAGCTTTATGTAGTAGCAGAGGAACTAGAGTGGTTGTGACTgatcttaataaaaataaccaaacagaCTTTGTTCTCAGTAGCAGAGCTTTCATGGCCATGGCCAACAAGGGCATGGGTCAAGACATCTTGAAACACGGGATTTTGGACGTGGAATATAAAAG GGTACCTTGTGAATACAAGAATCAGAATTTGGCTGTTCGAGTAGAAGAATCAAGCAAAAAACCAAATTACTTGGCCATTAAACTGCTGTATCAAGGTGGCCAGACAGAAGTGGTAGCCATGGACGTTGCTAAG GTTGGTTCTTCAAATTGGGGTTTCATGAGCAGGAATCATGGAGCAGTATGGGACACAAACAGAGTTCCAGCAGGAGCACTTCAATTCAGATTTGTGGTGACAGCTGGATTTGATGGAAAGTGGATTTGGGCTAAGAAAGTCCTGCCAGAAGACTGGAAGCGTGGGATGACATATGATTCAGGAGTCCAAATCACCGATATTGCACAAGAGGGTTGCTCTCCATGTGATGGTGGGGACTGGAAATGA